One Streptomyces sp. L2 genomic window carries:
- a CDS encoding aspartate carbamoyltransferase catalytic subunit yields the protein MQRHLISAADLTRDDAVLILDTAEEMARVADRPIKKLPTLRGRTIVNLFFEDSTRTRISFEAAEKRLSADVINFTAKGSSVSKGESLKDTAQTLEAMGVDAVVIRHGASGAPYRLANSGWIDAAVINAGDGTHQHPTQALLDAFTMRRRLVGRDAGLGQDLSGRRVTIVGDILHSRVARSNVDLLHTLGAEVTLVAPPTLVPVGVETWPCEVSYDLDSALPKSDAVMMLRVQRERMNAAFFPTEREYSRRYGLDGDRMAKMPGDAIVMHPGPMVRGMEITAEVADSPRCTVVEQVANGVSIRMAVMYLLLGGNEPAVTHARTAEEK from the coding sequence ATGCAGCGTCATCTCATCTCGGCCGCCGACCTCACCCGCGACGACGCCGTCCTGATCCTCGACACCGCCGAGGAGATGGCCCGGGTCGCGGACCGGCCGATCAAGAAACTGCCGACCCTGCGCGGCCGCACGATCGTCAACCTCTTCTTCGAGGACTCCACCCGGACCCGGATCTCGTTCGAGGCCGCCGAGAAGCGCCTGTCCGCGGACGTCATCAACTTCACCGCCAAGGGCTCCTCGGTGTCCAAGGGCGAGTCCCTGAAGGACACCGCCCAGACCCTGGAGGCGATGGGCGTCGACGCGGTCGTCATCCGGCACGGCGCCTCCGGTGCCCCCTACCGCCTCGCCAACTCCGGCTGGATCGACGCCGCCGTGATCAACGCGGGCGACGGCACCCACCAGCACCCCACCCAGGCCCTGCTGGACGCCTTCACCATGCGCCGCCGCCTCGTCGGCCGCGACGCCGGACTCGGCCAGGACCTGTCCGGCCGCCGCGTCACGATCGTCGGCGACATCCTGCACAGCCGCGTCGCCCGCTCCAACGTCGACCTGCTGCACACCCTCGGCGCCGAGGTCACCCTCGTCGCGCCGCCCACCCTGGTGCCCGTCGGCGTCGAGACCTGGCCCTGCGAGGTGTCGTACGACCTCGACAGCGCGCTGCCGAAGTCCGACGCGGTGATGATGCTCCGCGTCCAGCGCGAGCGCATGAACGCCGCCTTCTTCCCGACCGAGCGCGAGTACTCGCGCCGCTACGGCCTCGACGGCGACCGCATGGCCAAGATGCCCGGGGACGCCATCGTGATGCACCCCGGCCCGATGGTCCGGGGCATGGAGATCACCGCCGAGGTCGCGGACTCCCCGCGCTGCACGGTCGTCGAGCAGGTCGCCAACGGCGTCTCCATCCGCATGGCCGTCATGTACCTGCTGCTGGGCGGCAACGAGCCCGCCGTCACCCACGCCCGCACTGCTGAGGAGAAGTAA
- a CDS encoding dihydroorotase, producing the protein MSKILIRGAKVLGGEPQDVLIDGDMIEAVGTGLSAEGAEVVEADGKVLLPGLVDLHTHLREPGREDSETVLTGTRAAASGGYTAVFAMANTFPVADTAGVVEQVWRLGKEYGYCDVQPIGAVTVGLEGKKLAELGAMHESAAGVTVFSDDGKCVDDAVIMRRALEYVKAFGGVVAQHAQEPRLTEGAQMNEGVVSAELGLGGWPAVAEESVIARDVLLAEHVGSRVHICHLSTAGSVEIVRWAKSRGIDVTAEVTPHHLLLTDEMVRTYNPVYKVNPPLRTERDVHALREALADGTIDIVATDHAPHPHEDKDCEWAAAAMGMVGLETALSVVQETMVDTGLLDWAGVAERMSANPARIGQAHGHGRPVSAGEPANLTLVDTAYRGQVDPAGFASRSRNTPYEGRELPGRVTHTWLRGKATLVDGKLT; encoded by the coding sequence ATGAGCAAGATCCTGATCCGTGGTGCGAAGGTGCTCGGCGGCGAGCCGCAGGACGTCCTGATCGACGGCGACATGATCGAGGCGGTCGGCACCGGTCTGTCCGCCGAGGGCGCCGAGGTCGTCGAGGCCGACGGCAAGGTACTGCTCCCCGGCCTGGTCGACCTGCACACCCATCTGCGCGAGCCCGGCCGCGAGGACTCCGAGACCGTCCTGACCGGCACCCGCGCGGCCGCCTCCGGCGGCTACACCGCCGTCTTCGCCATGGCCAACACCTTCCCGGTCGCCGACACCGCCGGTGTCGTCGAGCAGGTCTGGCGGCTCGGCAAGGAGTACGGCTACTGCGACGTCCAGCCCATCGGCGCCGTCACCGTCGGCCTGGAGGGCAAGAAGCTCGCCGAACTGGGCGCCATGCACGAGTCGGCCGCTGGGGTCACCGTCTTCTCCGACGACGGCAAGTGCGTCGACGACGCCGTGATCATGCGCCGCGCGCTGGAGTACGTGAAGGCCTTCGGCGGAGTCGTCGCCCAGCACGCGCAGGAGCCCCGGCTCACCGAGGGCGCCCAGATGAACGAGGGCGTCGTCTCCGCCGAGCTGGGCCTGGGCGGCTGGCCGGCCGTCGCCGAGGAGTCGGTCATCGCGCGGGACGTGCTCCTCGCCGAGCACGTCGGCTCCCGCGTCCACATCTGCCACCTGTCGACCGCCGGCTCCGTGGAGATCGTCCGCTGGGCCAAGTCCCGCGGCATCGACGTCACCGCCGAGGTCACCCCGCACCACCTGCTCCTCACCGACGAAATGGTGCGGACGTACAACCCGGTCTACAAGGTCAACCCGCCGCTGCGCACCGAGCGCGACGTGCACGCCCTGCGCGAGGCGCTCGCCGACGGCACGATCGACATCGTCGCCACCGACCACGCCCCGCACCCGCACGAGGACAAGGACTGCGAGTGGGCCGCCGCCGCCATGGGCATGGTCGGCCTGGAGACCGCGCTGTCCGTCGTCCAGGAGACCATGGTCGACACCGGCCTGCTGGACTGGGCGGGCGTCGCCGAGCGCATGTCGGCGAACCCCGCGCGGATCGGGCAGGCGCACGGCCACGGGCGTCCCGTCTCGGCTGGTGAGCCCGCCAACCTCACGCTCGTCGACACGGCATACCGTGGGCAGGTGGACCCGGCGGGCTTCGCCTCGCGCAGCCGGAACACCCCGTACGAGGGACGCGAGCTGCCGGGCCGTGTCACCCACACGTGGCTGCGGGGCAAGGCCACGCTCGTCGACGGGAAGCTCACGTGA
- the carA gene encoding glutamine-hydrolyzing carbamoyl-phosphate synthase small subunit, which produces MTTSTRGAAKAPAVLVLEDGRIFRGRAYGAVGETFGEAVFSTGMTGYQETLTDPSYDRQIVVATAPQIGNTGWNDEDDESGRIWVSGYVVRDPARVPSNWRSKRSLDEELQRQGVVGISGIDTRALTRHLRERGSMRAGVFSGDAITPEAELVERVQAQPQMKGASLYEEVATKEAYVVPAVGEKRFTVAAIDLGIKGMTPHRMAERGIEVHVLPATATADDVYAVAPDGVFFSNGPGDPATADGPVALMRAVLERRTPLFGICFGNQILGRALGFGTYKLKYGHRGINQPVQDRTTGKVEVTAHNHGFAVDAPLDKVSDTKFGRAEVSHVCLNDNVVEGLQLLDQPAFSVQYHPEAAAGPHDAAYLFDRFVSLMEGQRA; this is translated from the coding sequence ATGACGACCTCCACCAGGGGAGCCGCGAAGGCTCCCGCCGTACTCGTCCTGGAGGACGGCCGCATCTTCCGCGGCCGCGCCTACGGGGCCGTGGGGGAAACCTTCGGCGAAGCCGTGTTCTCCACCGGCATGACCGGCTACCAGGAGACCCTCACCGACCCGTCGTACGACCGCCAGATCGTCGTCGCGACCGCCCCGCAGATCGGCAACACCGGCTGGAACGACGAGGACGACGAGTCCGGGCGGATCTGGGTCTCCGGCTACGTCGTGCGCGACCCCGCGCGCGTGCCGTCCAACTGGCGCTCCAAGCGCTCCCTGGACGAGGAGCTCCAGCGGCAGGGCGTCGTCGGCATCAGCGGCATCGACACCCGCGCCCTCACCCGCCACCTGCGCGAGCGCGGCTCGATGCGCGCCGGCGTCTTCTCCGGCGACGCGATCACCCCCGAGGCGGAACTGGTCGAGCGCGTGCAGGCCCAGCCGCAGATGAAGGGCGCGAGCCTCTACGAGGAGGTCGCGACGAAGGAGGCGTACGTCGTCCCCGCCGTCGGCGAGAAGCGCTTCACCGTCGCCGCCATCGACCTCGGCATCAAGGGCATGACCCCGCACCGCATGGCCGAGCGCGGCATCGAGGTGCACGTCCTGCCCGCCACCGCCACCGCCGACGACGTCTACGCCGTCGCCCCCGACGGGGTCTTCTTCTCCAACGGCCCCGGCGACCCCGCCACCGCCGACGGCCCGGTCGCGCTGATGCGGGCCGTGCTGGAGCGCAGGACGCCCCTGTTCGGCATCTGCTTCGGCAACCAGATCCTCGGCCGCGCCCTCGGCTTCGGCACCTACAAGCTGAAGTACGGCCACCGGGGCATCAACCAGCCCGTCCAGGACCGTACGACCGGCAAGGTCGAGGTCACCGCGCACAACCACGGCTTCGCCGTCGACGCGCCGCTCGACAAGGTCAGCGACACGAAGTTCGGGCGCGCCGAGGTCTCCCACGTCTGCCTCAACGACAACGTCGTGGAGGGGCTGCAGCTGCTCGACCAGCCGGCCTTCTCCGTCCAGTACCACCCCGAAGCGGCAGCGGGCCCGCACGACGCCGCCTACCTGTTCGACCGCTTTGTTTCCCTGATGGAGGGCCAGCGTGCCTAA